One genomic window of Conger conger chromosome 9, fConCon1.1, whole genome shotgun sequence includes the following:
- the LOC133136433 gene encoding neuronal acetylcholine receptor subunit beta-2-like, translated as MGPWMLLYLLAIVKRSLGVNTEERLVEYLLNPAHYNKLIRPATNGSEVVTVQLMVSLAQLISVHEREQIMTTNVWLTQEWQDYRLAWVPEEFDGMLKVRLPSKHIWLPDVVLYNNADGMYEVSFYSNAVVSHDGSVFWLPPAIYKSACKIEVKHFPFDQQNCTLRFRSWTYDRTEIDLVLKTDVASMDDFTPSGEWDIIALPGRRNENPADSAYVDITYDFIIRRKPLFYTINLIIPCVLITSLAILVFYLPSDCGEKMTLCISVLLALTVFLLLISKIVPPTSLDVPLVGKYLMFTMVLVTFSIVTSVCVLNVHHRSPTTHTMPPWVKLVFLDRLPTLLFMQQPRHGCQRQRLRRKRRALEQGAGVVGGVGRAGATPAGSPAPPGGNGDPCPCYVNQASVKQLGAEPGVGVGATEGQNGLRERKDSVGVGSAPLQTSSLTRPAKQPPPQPTPPILTQALLGQACPGFEEAVEGVRFIADHMKGEDEDQSVSEDWKYVAMVIDRLFLWIFVFVCVVGTVGMFMQPLFQNTTAKALLQTPG; from the exons ATGGGTCCTTGGATGCTGCTGTACCTGCTCGCCATTGTGAAAA GAAGTCTCGGGGTCAACACAGAGGAGCGATTGGTGGAGTACCTCCTCAACCCCGCCCACTACAACAAACTGATCCGGCCGGCGACCAATGGGTCGGAGGTGGTGACGGTGCAGCTGATGGTGTCTCTGGCCCAGCTCATCAGTGTG CACGAGAGGGAGCAGATCATGACCACGAATGTCTGGCTAACACAG GAGTGGCAGGACTACCGGTTGGCTTGGGTCCCGGAAGAGTTTGACGGGATGCTGAAGGTTCGCCTGCCCTCTAAGCACATCTGGCTGCCAGATGTTGTGCTTTACAACAA TGCGGACGGGATGTACGAGGTGTCCTTCTACTCCAATGCGGTGGTCTCGCACGACGGCAGCGTCTTCTGGCTGCCGCCCGCCATCTACAAGAGCGCCTGCAAGATCGAGGTGAAGCACTTCCCCTTCGACCAGCAGAACTGCACCCTCCGCTTCCGCTCCTGGACCTACGACCGCACCGAGATCGACCTGGTCCTGAAGACCGACGTGGCCAGCATGGACGACTTCACGCCCAGCGGCGAGTGGGACATCATCGCCCTGCCGGGTCGGCGCAACGAGAACCCGGCCGACTCGGCCTACGTGGACATCACCTACGACTTCATCATCCGGCGCAAGCCCCTCTTCTACACCATCAACCTCATCATCCCCTGCGTCCTCATCACCTCGCTGGCCATCCTGGTCTTCTACCTGCCCTCCGACTGCGGGGAGAAGATGACCCTGTGCATCTCCGTGCTGCTGGCCCTCACCGTCTTCCTGCTGCTCATCTCCAAGATCGTGCCCCCGACCTCGCTGGACGTCCCGTTGGTGGGGAAGTACCTGATGTTCACCATGGTCCTGGTGACCTTCTCCATCGTCACGAGCGTGTGCGTGCTGAACGTGCACCACCGCTCCCCCACCACCCACACCATGCCCCCCTGGGTCAAGCTGGTCTTCCTCGACCGGCTGCCCACCCTCCTGTTCATGCAGCAGCCCCGCCACGGTTGCCAACGGCAACggctgaggaggaagaggcgggCTTTGGAGCAGGGGGCCGGGGTCGTGGGGGGAGTCGGGAGAGCGGGGGCGACGCCGGCGggaagccccgcccccccgggcGGCAACGGCGACCCCTGCCCCTGCTACGTTAACCAGGCGTCCGTCAAGCAGCTGGGGGCGGAGCCCGGGGTCGGGGTCGGGGCCACGGAGGGGCAGAACGGGCTGCGGGAGAGGAAGGACAGCGTGGGCGTGGGCTCCGCCCCCCTGCAGACCTCCAGCCTGACGCGGCCCGCCAAACAGCCTCCCCCGCAGCCGACGCCGCCCATCCTGACGCAGGCCCTGCTGGGGCAGGCCTGCCCCGGGTTCGAGGAGGCGGTGGAGGGGGTGCGGTTCATCGCCGACCACATGAAGGGCGAGGACGAAGACCAGAGC gtaagCGAGGACTGGAAGTACGTTGCCATGGTGATCGATCGCCTCTTCCTCTGGATCTTCGTCTTCGTCTGCGTCGTCGGCACGGTGGGGATGTTCATGCAGCCGCTCTTCCAGAACACCACCGCCAAGGCCCTCCTCCAAACGCCCGGCTGA
- the LOC133136434 gene encoding protein S100-A1-like translates to MTTPEPECTSCLENAMQLMIQTFHKYSGKEGDKFTLSRAELRELLTEELGHYLGNAQDKEAVDKVMADLDANNDGEVDFTEFIILVGALTVACNDFFDKDKK, encoded by the exons ATGACGACCCCAGAGCCTGAGTGCACTTCCTGCCTGGAGAATGCCATGCAGCTGATGATACAGACCTTCCACAAGTACTCCGGCAAGGAGGGCGACAAGTTCACCCTCAGCCGGGCGGAGCTCCGAGAGCTGCTGACTGAGGAGCTGGGGCACTACTTAGGG AACGCCCAGGACAAGGAAGCGGTGGACAAAGTTATGGCCGACCTGGACGCCAACAACGACGGGGAGGTGGACTTCACCGAATTCATCATCCTGGTGGGGGCGCTCACGGTGGCCTGCAACGACTTCTTCGACAAGGACAAGAAGTAG
- the LOC133137280 gene encoding protein S100-A16-like: MESAIKTVVEVYLKFAGTKENLSGSAFQKMVKKQLGNIMTDTDSSGAIKEMRQGLDDNQDGKVSFPEYMTLVGYLANTLSEQKVKDQEAAGGAPAAQEIP, translated from the exons ATGGAGTCGGCCATTAAGACAGTGGTGGAGGTGTACCTGAAGTTCGCCGGGACGAAGGAGAACCTGAGTGGGAGCGCCTTCCAGAAGATGGTCAAGAAACAGCTGGGCAACATCATGACG GACACGGACAGTTCCGGCGCCATCAAGGAGATGCGTCAGGGGCTGGACGACAACCAAGACGGGAAAGTCAGCTTCCCGGAGTACATGACCCTGGTGGGGTACCTGGCGAACACGCTGAGCGAACAGAAAGTCAAGGACCAGGAGGCGGCAGGGGGCGCACCGGCAGCTCAGGAGATCCCGTAG